The Paralichthys olivaceus isolate ysfri-2021 chromosome 2, ASM2471397v2, whole genome shotgun sequence genomic interval tccttcatatctgttgtACTTGACATATTTCTTAAATTTCATGCATTGTGGTCTTGAAAATATCTAAAATTGAACTTGTTGAAACTTGCACAAACCCTGTTTAAATTCCTTCAGTTCTCCTTAATAAATTCAGTAACAGTAAGTGTATAAAAGTGggagttttgttttattttagaattAAAGTCGCAGTGTAAGAGTAAGTGGTAATtaatcacaaatgtaaaatgaagaTGCAGATGAGGGGGAGCAGTGGAGATTCACATCATTTTAGAAAAGTCCAGCAAGACCCATGTGGTCGGATCAGAGTGGTTGATGATAGTAACAGAGACTTGGCTCTGACACGTTTTTGAGCTTGGCTGGTTGAACCCATGAGGCTAGTTTGTTTTTCGACATCAGATGTATGAAGTTTAGCTTTCTGGACAAGCTCATTCACATGCAGCCATGTATCGTGGATGAGTAATGGTCGTCCAGAGGGGAAACTGACAGAGTGCAAGAAGGAGTATGTGACGGGGTCAATAGGGCAGGAGGAATATCTGCCAGGGGAGATGTGATGAGAAGAGGTCAACAGAGGAGACAGGTGGTGATCTCGAGCCTCACGGCCAAAGTGTTTGCCCAGAAAAGACGACTTTATGGTGTTTGTGAAGCTTCTTATCAAAATCAGACAGAGTTGAAAGAAAGATGTGACAAAATAGTTTaatggaagaagaggagaagaaatatGGAGAGAGGCAAAGCAGGCTGTGCCTTTTTTCTATCAGCTACATTCTCTTAGCTTCCTGCATCATGTTATGCATACTTGAGACAGCTGAGAGACAAGTGGAGACAGATGGACACTCCtgtgggagagaagagagataatGTCAAATCAGGATGATTGTAGAGGTGATGGAGTCACAAGGGAGAGACAGGCggggtgaaaaataaaataaaattgtagaCGGAAAAATAGAGATGTAACTGTTGGCAGCTTTTTGAACAAGCAGTGTTGCAACATGCAGTATGTTTGTAGAAAGTCTGAAATCACCTATAAGTGAGAGAATTGCCTTTTTAAATAAGCTGACACAAGTGACAAGTTTTTCTAAGATATCAGCAAATGATCACCATTGCTGATGcaattttttctctccttcaatTTAAAAGTAAAGAGTCATGGCTAAATGTCCACCAcattgcgtgtgtgtttgctgcagttgCTGCAGTGTCTGAAGCTCGGTGCCCTGTCCCGCACCACAGCCAGCACCCAGATGAACGCCCAGAGCTCCCGCTCGCACGCCATCTTCACCATCCACCTCTGTCAGATGAGGGTCTGCCAGCAGCCGCAAATGGTGAGACTGGGGTTGGAGGAATGATAAagaaatatgtgtatatatttttttttgtcagagctGATGAAGCAATTgcaacaaaatagaaaaaatattttagcaTCATAGACACAGGTGATGAGTAATTTCAATTTTCCCCCCAAAAATTCCAACACCCTGCTAACAGAATGGAGGAGCGGAGAATGGGGAGGTTAACGGTGTGGACTCCAGCCCCATCGCTCAGCCGGAGTACGAGACACTGATGGCCAAGTTTCACTTTGTGGACCTGGCTGGTTCTGAGAGACTCAAACGTACGGGAGCCACAGGAGAGAGAGCCCGCGAGGGAATCTCAATTAACTGTGGACTGGTGAGACAAACCATTACTGAATGTTGTCATAGAAAAAAATGTAAGCAAGAAAACATACTTCACAGTTCTTCCATGTGCTCGTAATGAGATGTATTTAAACACGCTTCTTGCATGCAGAACAGTTTGTGATCAATTCctgaatatgtttgtgtttgtgtgtgttgtagctGGCCCTTGGAAATGTCATCAGTGCATTAGGAGATCAGACCAAAAAGGGAGGTCATGTCCCCTACAGGGACTCCAAACTCAGTCGACTGCTACAGGATTCATTGGGAGGCAACAGGTATacacgcaacacacacacacacacacacaatgagaatTAAATGTGTCCTCTTCGCTCATGGGAAAAAAGTTTTTCCTTGAACTGCATGAACCAAACAAGCtcagtttttccttcctctctagTCGTACAGTGATGATAGCATGCGTCAGTCCGTCGGACCGGGACTTcatggaaacactgaacacactGAAGTACGCCAACCGTGCCCGAAACATCAAGAACAAGGTGGTGGTGAACCAAGACAAGACCAGCCAGCAGATCAACGCCCTGCGTGCTGAGATAGCCCGACTGCAGATGGAGTTGATGGAGTACAAGGCGGTGAGAGACAGGAGTGAGAGGTTGATGGGATTGAAAAAAAcgataaatatttgaaaaaatacaGACAAGGAGAAAAAGATAATAGCAGATAAATCAAGAGGAAAAGGGAAGGTGGGGTTGTGGAGATGAGGAAAGAAGAGTTGCGGCTTTTAGACGGGAGCGATCACGTCTGTCAGTGTAACTGATGCAATGAGGCTGtaagagaggaatgaaagatgGATGAGACTCAGAATAGTAACAGCACAAGAAGCAAAAAGGCACTACTAATTGAAGTAAAAGAAGATTGTATTAAAGGGAAAGCAGTGGCCATGCCAGCAGCTACAGCAGTTTATATCAAATTGAAGATCTTTACTGGAACACACATccatttatgtattttactgGAGTGCATGAAGGAGATTTATTGGTGCAACCTCAGCTCTTTACCATAAAATGCAGGGAtcagtttgaaataaatgtgctCATCACCTAATGTGGACCAttagacagaaaaaacacacagaggtgcaTGATACAAGAAAATGTGACGATTTAACAAATTCTGCAAAGTTTCCAATTTTTCATCAGCTTTGATGTCTGGGACGACAAGAAATGAGCAGTCGTTTAGCTGGATTGTCAGTCTATTGTGCAGTTACCACGGTTACTAGAGGGAAGTGAATGTATGACTGTGAGGAGGGACGTCGGATTGACCTCAATGTGGTAATCAGGGATGTAATATGAAGTAATAGCGTGTTGGGCTGGTGGAAGTAATGATGTATGCGAGCTGTGACTGCATTAGATAGTGACATTCTGTTGAAGCTTACACAGAGGATTCTTTAAGTGAATCACTCGGGacacaacaatacacacactgaccagCTCAGTTCAAACAATAGCGTTGTGTTTGGTAGGACTGCAACATCAAGTGTATGAACAAGCGTGGATGttatcagtttgttttttaggtCTGACTTTTTGCCCCCAAATTATTTGTATTAAACATGCTGACTTCTCGATGCAGGGGAAGCGTGTGGCGTGTGAGGATGGTTCAGAGGGATTCAGTGACCTGTATCAGGAGAACGCcatgctgcagagagaaaatgacacACTGCGCCTCAGGGTGAAAGCCATGCAGGAGACCATAGACCACCTCAATACCCGAGTGACACACCTGCTGGCCAACGAGGTCAGCACTCTGCTGAACAAGTCAAGTATGTGAAAGACGTGTGATAAATTTTAATGTATAAAGGCTACAGACAAATGTTTCTCTTAAGTTTGCCATATATCAATTATTACTCGTACTGCAATCTTATCTTACTGAGCGCTTCTGTGACCTGAGCCTCCTTTTACCCTTGACCTCCAGATGACGGCAATGAGGAGATTGGGGCTTTAATCCAGAACTACATTCGAGAAGTTGAGGAACTGAGGTAAGAACTCAAAATCAAACCTCAGTCTGAAAATGACTTTTTTACTTGACAAATGTTTTGGCTGAATGGATGATATTCTTTTAAATGGGACCTATAATAGTAAtagttaaaataatataataaaagtaatttCTGTCACCATTTTACAAAGTTGATGTTTGGACCTTTATATTAAACATGGCCAAAGTTTCAAATCATAaggtaaatgtaattaaaagtcGCTGTAAGCTAAAACATCTATTAACAGCATGTTTCTGTCCGCTGTCAGAACCAAGCTTCTCGAGAGCGAGGCCATGAATGAGTCGTTGCGACGGCAGGCGACCCGGCTCTCCTCCCGCTCATTGTTCCCTGCCTCCACTCTCAGCCCTGCCCCCGGCCACCCCCCTGGTTCCTCCCCTGCCTCCATGTCCATGGAGGCCGAGATGACGGACGTGTTGCGCCGAGCCAAGCTGGACATCGAGAggctgaagaagaaggagcggaggcagaggaggatgaggtgaggagaGGTGTACACATGCCATGTTTCTACAATATATGTGCAAATTCCAACAAGGTCCTTCTTTGTCATATCTCCAAACGTTACagctttatttaactttatttcttaTGTCCTCCTGAGTCTTTATCAACAAACCTGTGCATGCAAACGCTGAAAGAGCACAATGAGCACATAATTGTTTCCTGCCTCTATTGTCTTTGCTCCACGTGCGTCTCTTTTCGAGCTTGAGAGGCACATCACAAGACGATTAGGGCTTTGGGACGGCAAGCCAGTGCTGAGTACAAACGTTGGCTCAGACACAAAAAGGTCTAATTCAGTCGGCCAGTGGGTcatgagagaggagagcatgCAGCCCAATAGGCTAATTGAAGTTTAATGGGATagagacaggaagtcagagaTGGATGGGTTATAATAAGCAGCACGGTTttaaaagagggagaaaaagagagaatgaagttgataataaagtttaaaaagctAAGAGGGCGATTAGGGTATATGAGCTGAGGAGGAGTTTGTTGTTACCGCAAGCACTTGGCAGCACTCCCAAAACCCTAATGGTGGATGGTAAGAGTGTGTGACATCTCTCTTGAAGGAGACAGAGTGTGTCTGCGGGTAATGGACAAAAACCATTTGGAATATTAGAATATACATCCACTTTAACCTAATGTGGTGAGGTGTTGTGCATTTCTTCCACCACCGGCTCTAATCTGAACAACATGCTCTTCTCTTCCTGCAGTCCGGAGCTGGAGAAAGGTCTGAAGAAACGAGTGAAGCTCCACACTCATGAGAATGGCGAGAACGGGCAGAATGGAGAAAACAGGCTAAATGGACAGAATGGAGAGATCGATTCAGATGACAATTACGCTGAGGTTTACTTTTACTCCCTATATTTTAAAACCAATTGTGTACTTTCTGCTCCTTATATTTTCAAAACAGGCTCCTAACTTTTGTttcaatatgttttcatttgtttgtaggACATCATGTCTCCACTGCAGGAGGAGAGTGGCTGTGATGAAGACGagggggaggatgaggaggagggcagggaggaggaggacgagttTGACAGTGACGAGAGTCTGGTGGATTCAGACTCGGACTCGGAGGAGAAAGGTGAGAATCTGACAGCTGCTACAACACACAGAGGCCAGGCCTCTTTCccatttctgttctgttttctgACAGCTTGTCCTAATTTGTTTGCATCTCTTTCTGTCACAACACCTTTTGAACCTTTGAAACAAAACATGAGAGAGGCCTGATGCCAGTAGGAATGACActaatatacaaatacacaacacataaaaatgtgtgtctgacctttgcccCTTCCAACCGACAGCTAACTTCCAGGCGGACCTGGCCGACCTGACCTGTGAGATCGAGATCAAGCAGAAGCTGATAGACGAGCTGGAGAACAGCCAGCGGAGGCTGCTGATGCTCAAGCTGCAGTACGAGGAGAAGCTTATCCTTCTGCAGAACAAGATCAGAGACACTCAGCTGGAGAGAGACCGTGTGCTGCAGAACCTCAGTGAGCACCATGGGATTTGTAGTTAACATATATGGTTGAGgaatttgaaaaacacaaaagtagGTTGGCTGATAAGTAGAAATGTTAAAAGGGTCGTTTCATGGCTCCACAGTGTCCATGGAGAACTACACTGAGGACAAGGCGAACCGGATCAAGCAGGAGTACGAGAAACGTCTCAAGGAGATGAACCGTGACCTGCTGAAGCTGCAAGCTGCTCAGAAGGAGCACGCACGTCTCCTCAAAAACCAGGGGAGGTATGAACGGGAGCTGAAGAAACTCCAAGTTGAGGTCAACGAGATGAAGAAAGCCAAGGTATGGCCAGCTAAAGGAGAGTAAATAGAACTTAACTTTTGGAGGAGGAAATACTAATACTACATCAGTTAAGAGAGACTGACCTCTGTGCTGTTTCCAGGTGACTCTGATGAAGCAGAtgaaggaggagcagcagaggaggaggatggtggaGGCGAAGAGGAACCGTGAGATTGCGCAACTTAAGAAGGAGCAGAGACGCCAGGAGGTCAGTCTGCACGTGTGCATGTTGTGCAGGGATATATTTGTTCTGATACTGCTGATAGCATTATTGTTCCCCACACAGTTCCAATACAGTTCTGGAGCCACAATGAATGTTTTGCAAACAAATTCCAATTTTACTAATTTTTGCAGTTTAGGTTTTGTAatgtcacacacaaatacaattattGTACAATCATTGGAAAATAGCTGAGAATAAGAATCTGAGCAATGTTATGTATACATTTGATATACATCTGTGTTACAGCTCATGCTTCAAATTAAAACTTCACTGCTGTATTTAAGGCAACACTGTCAACTTTTTACCTTAAAGTAGCTTCAAAATGACTTTGATGGaacagagaaatagagagaatgGAGCGTCTTTCATTCCCACCTCTCACCCTGAAAGTCTGTTGTTGCTTTATGCAAGAACGGTGAGAGGTTACGATCTCTTGTAAGAAATGTGTATCTGATAATAGTCAGGCCCAGTATTTCGAGAGCCATGCACTGTAAATCAGTTAAAAAGATTTTAGAATTCTGGAATTGATCAGGCCAAAAAATTGATAGACAAGGAAGGATACAAGGAAACCACATATTTGCTCGGACACAGAGCCCATCAGAATTGATCATGTGtagctgcagagggcgctgttgcatAGTAAAAGtaacagtgttgctttaaaaaaagaaattctgtaGAGTGAGGTCTACATCTGTGATTCATGTATCATGTACATGCTGCTCACAGACTGTTGATATCACTTTTATTCTTAGGAAGATCAGTATGTACTGCACTCATATAGATATCTGTCTTTATTTGTAGTTTCCTGGAGCAGAGAGTTTATTAATCAGGGTGAAACATTTACACTGTCATACTGTGGGGCTCATTCATAATCCTGTTGTTTAGTATTTCAAGTTAAAATCCTTTTATGGTGAGCACCTTGTAAGACTGTTATGCAAAAAGCTTATTTACCAATCTCAGTAATGTAAATACCGTGTGAGCAGCAATAAAGAATTGAGATTAAGTCGACACAGTTGTAAGCACATTAAAGAGTTGTGTCTCCTCTCTTATCCATCAGTACCAGATTCGAGCACTGGAGTCTCAGAAGCGGCAGCAGGAGATGGTGCTGCGCAGGAAGACGCAGGAGGTGACGGCCCTGCGGCGCCTGGCCAAGCCCATGTCAGACCGCGTAGCCGGACGCGTGGCCCGCTGGAACCAGGCCTCTCTGGGTACAGACTCTGGAGCTGAGTTATCAGCCAGCACCACGGCGAGCAGCTCCGAACCTGACACTGGGAGGATAGTGAGTGGCCTGGTGAGACAGTGGAACAACAAGAACAATGTGATGGGATACCtgggagagagcgagggaagCATGGATGGAACCAGGGTCATTGGGTAAGACTGGCTGGGATTCATGTATTTAATGAGACTGTATTCACATAGCAGTTAACCAGACAGCCAGTATCGGAGCTATGGACTTTTCTCGTTGACCTAATGGATAAAGTTTATGAAGTATTTAAGAGTCAGAGAAGACTTTAATTTAGATTCTTCATATAATAAATAGAATCTATACAATAACAtttcattacattatatttttaaagcaCGTCATTGTCAGTGGCTGCTGATTTACATCTCTGATCACCTCTCACATCTCTTAATCTCTTTCCAGCAACAGGAAGAAGATGCAGAGGAAGCCAGCACTCCTGGGCATCAATGGAACAGCAGGCAGAGCCAGCAGCTTCTCCAAGTCAGCCCGTCAGAAGTGGCAGACCCTCGAACGTCGCATCATGGACATCGTCATGCAGAGGATGACCATCTCTAATATGGAGGCTGATATGGACCGCCTTATCAAGGTAGGATTAGCTCTGGCTCGGTGGATAAAACCGAGGTGGATAAAACCTGCTGTTTGAATTGTTAAGGGATTTGAAGGACAGTCAGGCAGTGTAGTGTTGCAGCATCAGTCATAATCGCTGTGCGTGCTTCTGTGTTCTGTCGAGTCAGAAGCGAGAGGAGCTGACGGCCCAGCAGGAAGCACTGTCGCATAAAAGGGAGGTGCTAATGGCGGATGGGGAGGGACCAGAAGCAGAGGACCGCCTCCTTCTGGAAATTAATGAGGATATTGAGGTGCTGAACGCAAACATAGACTACATCAACGACAGCCTGTCTGAGTGCCAGGCCACCATTGTACAGATAGAGGAGACCaaggtatacacacacacacacacacacacacacacacacacacacacgtgctgtTTAGAATACTCTTCcttattgtgtgttttcctgcaggatGAGCTGGACTCGGTAGACACCTCTGTGGTGATCAGCTCTTGCTCCTTGGCTGAGGCACGCCACCTGCTGGACCATTTCCTGAAGGCCTCAATTGACAAGGTGTGTTAACAGAAAAATTGTATATGCTAAGTTATTGTTAccaatacatgtgtgtgtgattattttcagtcttttacgttttgtttggtttctttgaactgaaaattatattttacaattttactgataaaataatcatgttatttttgtttattgagTAGTAATGTCCTGAATGTCTGTTAAAGTGAGTGGTTGCAGTGTCATCTAGTGGTGACTATTTGTGTTACAAGATGttacaagattttttttttttggggggggggtcttggtataaaacaaatcacaaaatacCATTTAGAAAATAAGTATTTACCAGATAGTCTAACATCCTGTTGTGTAAGTAGCACCCAGTCAAAAAGTTAGTGTAACACTATGAGAGATCTCCTGTCTTgactttaagtgtgtgtgtgtgtgtgtgtgtgtgtgtgtgcagagtttaCAGGTGGCTCAGAAGGAGGCTCAGATCAGACTGCTGGAGGGCCAACTGAGACAGACGGACATGATTGGCTCATCCCACAATCACATGATCCTTGATGCCCTGAGAGTAAAGGCCGAGTACATCCCTGAACTCCAGGCTCTCATCCACAATGTACAGCAGGGTGAGGAGAggtttttgtgtatctgtgtggagacttttcttctctcttttccagtTTGTGCATAGCATTTGGAATCGAAATCGATAAGACTTTTATTATCTGTTCAACCATATTGACTGGCAGTAAACCATGCAGTACATCTGTAAATACAGTACCAGAGGATTTCCTTGCGTCACTCTTCAGAAATGTTTTGAAGCACGTAAAATCTGCTTAGAAAACGATGAGTTTTAATCAGCTTCGTAGAATATATCAGAGCATGACATTGTAGCAGAGTAGGTTGTGGCACATACAGACAGGTTGAAGGGCAGGTTGTGGTGGTGTACTGCAGACTTTAGAAGTTGTGTGATTTGTCTGCTTCCAGAAAACGGTTATGCCAGCACAGACGAGGAGCCCTCTGAGTTCAGCCAAGCCTCTGACTGCAGGTGAGACTGCAGAGCCTGCTCGCCCACACAACACCCTCCACACACAACATCCACCTCATTGTTAAAATCATCAGTTTAATAAATCTTACTTAATTCTGATTTGGTAGAAAAACATGACGGTCTTTTCTCACGTTTCTTTGTTTACTTGATTCTCCTTGTGTCTCGATCTTTCGGCAGTGTATCTAAAATGAAAGAATCCAACAGCCAAGAGGATTTCAAGATAAAGGTACAGCTGCTCATTGAAGTAGACAGATGTTACTAAGCTCAGCCACAGATGTTGCAGACTCATTTTACTGTTTACCAGATTTTAATattactttttgtatttttctttatcttcagTGTCACTTCTCAAAACATCAGGTGGATACATTTTTACAGTGCCCAAAATTGTCAAACCCCTTTGAAACTGTATGAGCCTGCATGTTGTTAGATGATGTTCATGTGCTGAAGCTTTTGCTCAAgtgtgttttgaatgttttcCGTACTTTTTCACACGCCTCATTTTGTCAGAGTAGGTGCTATTCCAGAGTACAACCACAAGGTGGCAGTATAAGCATAATGTATAGGTGGATGAAGCCCTGGCATGACACCAATCccttttaatttattgttaatGCCACCCTCTACTCttatgttttcagtttcagtttcccTTCATCTAGCCTTCGTTTGACCCTACAAATGCAGCTTTTCCTTTTCTAGGttgtttgttctgctgtttcCATATTCTCTttgccattttttaaaatattttccagcTTTATCTTAATTTCCTTAATTCAATTCAGGCTTTTATCTCTATTCTCCCGGCTTCTGATCCGGctgtcctcctccttcctcattTCATTCTCTCTTCTATGATAAAACAAATGATGCACATTTTTCACCCAGATGGAGCCCCGTCTGTCGGCTCAGATGAAGGCAGTGTCTGCAGAGTATTTGGGTCCTGTGCTGGATCCCTCATCAGGTAGCAAGCAGCAGCACATCACCAAATCCCTGGCCTCGCTGACTGATATCCAGGAAGACGGCCTGAGTCTGGTGAGAGGGAGCCTGGGACTCAGCCTGTCTGTGCGAGACCCTTACCACAGGGAGAGGGCGTCCCGCACCATCAGTCTGCCTGTCAGGGGGCACACCTTGTAAGTCATGAACTGAATTTGAACTGCAGTGGTAAAGAAATAATGATAACTAAGATAAAGCACACCAATCATCTTTAAGTGTTACCAGGAACAGAGAATTATCAGGAGGCTTGGCTcttgtttttctgcatcattgCATTCTGACAACTCCTCACAAGTGATGATTCCTGCAGCGCTGCAGTGGGTGGAGCACTCTCTGCACAGATCTCCTTTTATGTCCCACACCTCCTCAGGACTATTAGATGAACTCAAGCCCCCTTCGTCGACTCCACAACCATTATAACATTTTTAGCTGATGATTTCAACCATTTAGCCCACAATCAAccattaaatcattttcttttagcTATTCCCTCAACTATCGCTTACTTTAAGCTTTATATCACAAATGTTTCCCTTATTTTTAGCTAAGTAACAACAAATTAACTCAGAAATGCATCTATTACTATTAGCTAAGTATCAACCATTTAGATCAGAACTGTATTAATTAATGTACTGTTAGtatttagaaaaatatattcatgGCACTTTCACAATTTCATTACTTTTTGCAAActacctttttgttttgtttgaatttagaCTAGCAAACTACTTTTCAGCACTTGCACAGTTATGACAGTTGGCACcgtatgtgtctgtgtattttgtCAGACAGACGTATTCCATGTcctctataataataataattataataataataataattataacctATATGGTGCAGCGACCCTGTTCAGGAATCATCTCTCTGCTGTGCGGCCTGTTGAGTCCTCATCAATCACAGAACCTCATCTCAAATCCCACTGAtgccaaacatttgttttgctgaAGTACAGGAAAAATTGCATCTAAGTATCTAACCACAACACCCTGAGGAATGTAACAAATACGTGAACTGCAGTGAAGAACTATTTTTATGTCATATTTCCTGattaaggatttaaaaaatccCCCCTAATAATATCCTCCTGCACATTTCCAAACTAACAACCACTACAAGAAGCCTGACATTTTTTTAGGTTATAAAACTGCTTGAGGGAGAAGACAGTGAAATGTGCTTCTGTCCTCAGGGATGGCAAGCCTGGTTGTGTGTGATTTGATATTTAAAGGAATGAGTCTGAGCTGCATAAGTCTGCTAGAAATGCCATTGCTACTGCATGCACTCTTGGAAATCTGCTTagtttgcttgtgtgtttgtgtcagtcccAGGCAGTCTCGGGGTTATGACACTTCCCCTATAACAAGGAGGAAATCGTACGACCGTGCGTACAGGTACATGTAATGCTTATATTCGAGCTACTCTTCAAGCAAATTGATGCACAGTGTGACTGTGTAATGTGATATAAAGCCATTGTTGTCTaactctgtccttcctcttcccTAACCTCTCTCATCCTCCCGCCCTGTATCAGACCCACTGATGGCTacactcccccctcctcccctcctctgagGACCAGGAATGACCGCAACGTCTTTTCAAGGCTCACGAGCAACCAAACCCAAGGTTCTGCCCTGGACAAGTGAGTACACTCCTGCACatatgcattcacacatacacacacacacacacacacacacacacacacacaccctttttGTACACACAGTCATCTGATCAATTCAGTTGC includes:
- the kif21b gene encoding kinesin-like protein KIF21B isoform X3, giving the protein MANQGDCCVKVAVRIRPQMAKEKIEGCHVCTMVTPGEPQVLLGKDKAFTYDFVFDIDSEQHSIYQACVHKLIEGCFEGYNATVFAYGQTGSGKTYTMGTGFDVGLGQQEQGIISRAVHQLFEGIQNRRVCSQEAGTQPPEFKVSAQFLELYNEEILDLFDAARDPDSRSRKSNIKIHEDSSGSIYTTGVTSRLVHSEEELLQCLKLGALSRTTASTQMNAQSSRSHAIFTIHLCQMRVCQQPQMNGGAENGEVNGVDSSPIAQPEYETLMAKFHFVDLAGSERLKRTGATGERAREGISINCGLLALGNVISALGDQTKKGGHVPYRDSKLSRLLQDSLGGNSRTVMIACVSPSDRDFMETLNTLKYANRARNIKNKVVVNQDKTSQQINALRAEIARLQMELMEYKAGKRVACEDGSEGFSDLYQENAMLQRENDTLRLRVKAMQETIDHLNTRVTHLLANEVSTLLNKSNDGNEEIGALIQNYIREVEELRTKLLESEAMNESLRRQATRLSSRSLFPASTLSPAPGHPPGSSPASMSMEAEMTDVLRRAKLDIERLKKKERRQRRMSPELEKGLKKRVKLHTHENGENGQNGENRLNGQNGEIDSDDNYAEDIMSPLQEESGCDEDEGEDEEEGREEEDEFDSDESLVDSDSDSEEKANFQADLADLTCEIEIKQKLIDELENSQRRLLMLKLQYEEKLILLQNKIRDTQLERDRVLQNLMSMENYTEDKANRIKQEYEKRLKEMNRDLLKLQAAQKEHARLLKNQGRYERELKKLQVEVNEMKKAKVTLMKQMKEEQQRRRMVEAKRNREIAQLKKEQRRQEYQIRALESQKRQQEMVLRRKTQEVTALRRLAKPMSDRVAGRVARWNQASLGTDSGAELSASTTASSSEPDTGRIVSGLVRQWNNKNNVMGYLGESEGSMDGTRVIGNRKKMQRKPALLGINGTAGRASSFSKSARQKWQTLERRIMDIVMQRMTISNMEADMDRLIKKREELTAQQEALSHKREVLMADGEGPEAEDRLLLEINEDIEVLNANIDYINDSLSECQATIVQIEETKDELDSVDTSVVISSCSLAEARHLLDHFLKASIDKSLQVAQKEAQIRLLEGQLRQTDMIGSSHNHMILDALRVKAEYIPELQALIHNVQQENGYASTDEEPSEFSQASDCSSVSKMKESNSQEDFKIKMEPRLSAQMKAVSAEYLGPVLDPSSGSKQQHITKSLASLTDIQEDGLSLVRGSLGLSLSVRDPYHRERASRTISLPVRGHTFPRQSRGYDTSPITRRKSYDRAYRPTDGYTPPSSPPLRTRNDRNVFSRLTSNQTQGSALDNEDRRGRRVKSDDSDSSLSEVLRGVINPIGGVKGGRTAPLQCVSVAEGHSKPVLCVDATDELLFTGSKDRTCKMWNLVTGQEIATLKGHPNNVVSVKYCPSSGLVFSVSTSYIKVWDIRDSAKCVRTLTSSGQVVSGDACAGTTTRTITFAQGECQINQIALNPSGSVLYAAAGNIVRMWDLNRMQAMGKLTGHIGSVMCMTVGQSLLGKDQVITGSKDHYVKVFDVAEGTLGNVGPAHNFEPPHYDGIECLAVQGDVLFSGSRDNGIKKWDLEQQELTQQIPNSHKDWVCALAYVPGRPMLLSGCRGGMLKVWNVENFTPIGEVRGHESPINAICTNSRQIFTASSDCRVKLWSYVPGLTPCLPRRVLAIKGRATSLP
- the kif21b gene encoding kinesin-like protein KIF21B isoform X7 produces the protein MANQGDCCVKVAVRIRPQMAKEKIEGCHVCTMVTPGEPQVLLGKDKAFTYDFVFDIDSEQHSIYQACVHKLIEGCFEGYNATVFAYGQTGSGKTYTMGTGFDVGLGQQEQGIISRAVHQLFEGIQNRRVCSQEAGTQPPEFKVSAQFLELYNEEILDLFDAARDPDSRSRKSNIKIHEDSSGSIYTTGVTSRLVHSEEELLQCLKLGALSRTTASTQMNAQSSRSHAIFTIHLCQMRVCQQPQMNGGAENGEVNGVDSSPIAQPEYETLMAKFHFVDLAGSERLKRTGATGERAREGISINCGLLALGNVISALGDQTKKGGHVPYRDSKLSRLLQDSLGGNSRTVMIACVSPSDRDFMETLNTLKYANRARNIKNKVVVNQDKTSQQINALRAEIARLQMELMEYKAGKRVACEDGSEGFSDLYQENAMLQRENDTLRLRVKAMQETIDHLNTRVTHLLANEVSTLLNKSNDGNEEIGALIQNYIREVEELRTKLLESEAMNESLRRQATRLSSRSLFPASTLSPAPGHPPGSSPASMSMEAEMTDVLRRAKLDIERLKKKERRQRRMSPELEKGLKKRVKLHTHENGENGQNGENRLNGQNGEIDSDDNYAEDIMSPLQEESGCDEDEGEDEEEGREEEDEFDSDESLVDSDSDSEEKANFQADLADLTCEIEIKQKLIDELENSQRRLLMLKLQYEEKLILLQNKIRDTQLERDRVLQNLMSMENYTEDKANRIKQEYEKRLKEMNRDLLKLQAAQKEHARLLKNQGRYERELKKLQVEVNEMKKAKVTLMKQMKEEQQRRRMVEAKRNREIAQLKKEQRRQEYQIRALESQKRQQEMVLRRKTQEVTALRRLAKPMSDRVAGRVARWNQASLGTDSGAELSASTTASSSEPDTGRIVSGLVRQWNNKNNVMGYLGESEGSMDGTRVIGNRKKMQRKPALLGINGTAGRASSFSKSARQKWQTLERRIMDIVMQRMTISNMEADMDRLIKKREELTAQQEALSHKREVLMADGEGPEAEDRLLLEINEDIEVLNANIDYINDSLSECQATIVQIEETKDELDSVDTSVVISSCSLAEARHLLDHFLKASIDKSLQVAQKEAQIRLLEGQLRQTDMIGSSHNHMILDALRVKAEYIPELQALIHNVQQENGYASTDEEPSEFSQASDCSSVSKMKESNSQEDFKIKCHFSKHQMEPRLSAQMKAVSAEYLGPVLDPSSGSKQQHITKSLASLTDIQEDGLSLVRGSLGLSLSVRDPYHRERASRTISLPVRGHTFPRQSRGYDTSPITRRKSYDRAYRPTDGYTPPSSPPLRTRNDRNVFSRLTSNQTQGSALDNEDRRGRRVKSDDSDSSLSEVLRGVINPIGGVKGGRTAPLQCVSVAEGHSKPVLCVDATDELLFTGSKDRTCKMWNLVTGQEIATLKGHPNNVVSVKYCPSSGLVFSVSTSYIKVWDIRDSAKCVRTLTSSGQVVSGDACAGTTTRTITFAQGECQINQIALNPSGSVLYAAAGNIVRMWDLNRMQAMGKLTGHIGSVMCMTVGQSLLGKDQVITGSKDHYVKVFDVAEGTLGNVGPAHNFEPPHYDGIECLAVQGDVLFSGSRDNGIKKWDLEQQELTQQIPNSHKDWVCALAYVPGRPMLLSGCRGGMLKVWNVENFTPIGEVRGHESPINAICTNSRQIFTASSDKTVKIWLSKLWRKR